A single Lolium perenne isolate Kyuss_39 chromosome 6, Kyuss_2.0, whole genome shotgun sequence DNA region contains:
- the LOC127308995 gene encoding UPF0481 protein At3g47200, which yields MEPAAAWIPFDIQPSNWTMEYAGWAPGYPVELESTETFGNSWLQTSSGGRMVEYAAATDDDSIDKAAQEFEAYFHNMGMKIPINPIHVFEDAAREFKVDIDMMKMKIHMYPPSIQVFDDKFFTIPKLVAIGPYHHGQNQLKQAEKAKCVAAYHCIMESGHSVQDMYDAVVSAAYDARSLYDKDVMAGISEEDFLHMMFYDACFLVQYFACRTDGSGTMDPSLRGFIDFNRKAIRHDIVLLENQIPWRVVEAVLRFRPVDLEPFVAFWKQYLQDRKVLGEQPLVLDDSFEPPHLLGLLRFYIVGKGNTKPPTQVKTNMISFSVSAIELAENGIKLKANKETTELIHMGVNKRGIFPELSMAPLSLDDERASFLINMAALELCTTSNFQEAEPEDSAVCSYLLLLSLLVHREEDVHELRTKHLLQGGAGLINKDALTFFTRLQSLPLRGSNCYVRIMMEIEKYKVKRQMQIKVYAFFYKNKRTIFAIFSVVGVLVSILGTLVSLKKQSMV from the coding sequence ATGGAACCAGCTGCAGCATGGATACCTTTCGACATTCAACCGTCGAACTGGACCATGGAATATGCAGGATGGGCTCCTGGCTACCCTGTGGAGTTAGAGTCGACTGAGACATTTGGTAATAGCTGGCTCCAAACATCTAGCGGAGGGCGTATGGTTGAGTATGCAGCAGCCACAGATGATGATTCCATTGACAAAGCAGCACAAGAGTTTGAGGCTTATTTCCATAATATGGGAATGAAGATCCCAATTAATCCGATTCATGTGTTTGAGGATGCAGCCCGCGAGTTCAAGGTTGATATCgacatgatgaagatgaagatccaTATGTACCCTCCAAGCATCCAAGTTTTTGATGACAAATTTTTTACCATCCCAAAGTTGGTGGCCATTGGGCCTTACCACCATGGCCAGAACCAGCTCAAGCAGGCGGAGAAAGCGAAATGTGTGGCTGCCTACCACTGCATCATGGAGTCAGGCCACTCAGTCCAAGACATGTATGATGCCGTTGTCTCCGCTGCATACGATGCCCGCAGCCTATACGACAAGGATGTGATGGCAGGTATCAGCGAAGAGGACTTCCTTCATATGATGTTCTATGATGCGTGTTTCTTGGTGCAGTACTTTGCTTGTAGAACGGATGGTTCCGGCACCATGGACCCATCGTTGCGTGGCTTCATCGACTTCAACCGCAAGGCCATCCGCCATGACATCGTGCTGCTCGAGAACCAGATCCCCTGGCGTGTGGTAGAGGCCGTCTTGAGGTTCAGGCCCGTTGACTTGGAACCCTTCGTCGCGTTCTGGAAACAGTACCTGCAGGACCGCAAGGTTCTTGGCGAACAGCCTCTTGTGTTGGATGATAGCTTCGAGCCACCACATCTCCTTGGCCTCCTTCGGTTCTACATTGTGGGAAAAGgcaacaccaagccaccaactcaagTGAAAACCAACATGATATCATTTTCTGTGAGTGCCATTGAACTTGCCGAAAACGGCATCAAGCTCAAAGCCAATAAAGAAACAACGGAGCTCATCCATATGGGCGTCAACAAGAGAGGGATCTTCCCCGAGCTCTCCATGGCGCCGCTGTCGCTGGACGACGAACGTGCCAGCTTCCTCATCAACATGGCGGCTCTCGAGCTGTGCACGACCTCCAATTTCCAGGAAGCTGAGCCAGAAGACTCTGCCGTCTGCTCGTACCTTCTCCTCCTCTCCCTGCTAGTGCATAGGGAGGAGGACGTGCATGAGCTGCGGACCAAGCATCTCctccaaggaggagcagggctcaTCAACAAGGACGCGCTGACATTCTTCACGAGACTTCAGAGCCTTCCCCTACGTGGATCCAACTGCTATGTCCGCATCATGATGGAAATCGAGAAGTACAAGGTCAAGAGGCAGATGCAGATCAAGGTTTATGCGTTTTTTTACAAGAACAAGAGAACCATCTTCGCTATCTTCTCCGTTGTTGGTGTACTTGTCAGTATCTTAGGGACGCTCGTGTCACTCAAAAAGCAATCTATGGTTTAG